Proteins from a genomic interval of Paenibacillus sp. FSL H8-0048:
- a CDS encoding N-acetylneuraminate synthase family protein, which yields MGKVKVIAEIANAHWGDLRRLRELILAAARSGADGVKFQWFHYDSLAAPDFIHYQTYIDLFIGKQQWAEAVRLAKAEGLEVWVDLYDEWGVGLLAELEDQVDGLKLPTTVLQSLPLIQGLHKFNKPLLIGVSGWLKEEMDTQLSYIRSHFKGPIVLMHGFQGYPTRTEDSNLSRIAHIKQTYQLEVGFADHEDADHEMAVDLPVYAYLLGASVIEKHITLNRAEKGIDYYSALTPEEFGRMVEKLRRAECVQGILEIKDSERRYLEDSSLRIVSRRELRPGEMITPENICYKRSSMPDAFMARNASVQFPMIATSVIPANTPITPGKVKAPKICIAVICRLKSTRLRRKALREIHGIAAIERCLMNCLAVPGGYEVVLATSNLPDDQPLTAFTLNGQVKVVTGDPDNVAARMLSVAEAVQADIVVRVTGDNPAVSPEMLKTLIGRHLASGADFTYAKESTMGTVGDIFTVEALRRLLHYSNPLTHAEYLSFYFFNNPHLFKINAVDLPAEWVHPEWRLTMDEIQDLELFEAAYQALDVGPRPLFFEELKAFLQEHPEVAERNRGIQVKWRDDTELVKELNAATTLNNNDNVSGASNDDQ from the coding sequence GTGGGCAAAGTGAAGGTGATTGCCGAAATTGCCAATGCCCATTGGGGCGACCTCCGCCGGCTGCGGGAGCTGATCCTCGCAGCCGCACGCAGCGGCGCTGACGGGGTGAAATTTCAATGGTTCCATTACGACAGCCTGGCGGCGCCGGATTTCATCCATTATCAGACGTATATTGATTTGTTCATCGGTAAGCAGCAATGGGCGGAGGCTGTCCGGCTTGCCAAGGCTGAGGGACTGGAGGTCTGGGTAGACCTATATGATGAATGGGGAGTCGGGCTGCTCGCGGAGCTTGAAGATCAGGTGGACGGTTTGAAATTACCCACAACCGTCTTGCAGTCACTCCCCTTGATTCAAGGCCTGCACAAGTTCAATAAGCCCTTACTCATCGGTGTGAGCGGCTGGCTGAAGGAAGAGATGGATACGCAATTATCCTACATTCGGAGCCATTTCAAAGGTCCAATCGTGCTCATGCACGGCTTCCAGGGCTATCCGACCCGGACAGAGGATTCCAACCTGAGCCGCATCGCCCATATCAAGCAGACCTATCAGCTGGAGGTGGGCTTCGCGGATCATGAGGATGCTGATCATGAAATGGCAGTGGATCTTCCGGTGTATGCCTATCTGCTGGGGGCCAGTGTCATTGAGAAGCACATTACCTTGAACCGTGCCGAGAAAGGGATTGACTATTATTCGGCGCTTACGCCGGAGGAATTCGGGCGGATGGTGGAGAAGCTGCGCCGTGCAGAGTGTGTACAGGGCATCCTCGAAATTAAGGACTCGGAAAGACGGTATCTGGAGGATTCCTCTCTGAGGATCGTCTCCCGCAGAGAGCTGCGCCCGGGTGAAATGATCACGCCTGAGAACATATGCTATAAACGTTCCTCTATGCCGGATGCCTTCATGGCCCGCAATGCTTCCGTACAATTTCCTATGATTGCCACCTCGGTAATTCCTGCGAACACACCCATCACGCCCGGGAAGGTAAAAGCACCCAAAATCTGCATTGCTGTCATCTGCAGATTGAAATCCACCCGGCTCCGCCGCAAGGCGCTGCGCGAGATTCACGGCATTGCGGCCATCGAGAGATGCCTGATGAATTGTCTGGCTGTGCCGGGCGGCTATGAGGTAGTTCTAGCCACCTCGAATCTGCCGGACGACCAGCCGCTTACGGCGTTCACCCTGAACGGTCAGGTGAAGGTGGTAACCGGTGACCCGGACAATGTGGCTGCAAGAATGCTGAGCGTGGCTGAAGCGGTCCAGGCGGATATCGTAGTCCGGGTGACCGGCGACAATCCGGCGGTCTCTCCGGAGATGCTTAAGACTCTAATAGGCCGGCATCTGGCAAGCGGTGCAGATTTCACCTACGCCAAGGAATCAACTATGGGGACGGTCGGGGATATATTTACCGTTGAAGCGCTGAGAAGGCTGCTGCACTATTCCAATCCGCTTACGCATGCGGAGTATCTGTCCTTTTACTTTTTCAACAATCCGCATCTCTTCAAGATCAATGCTGTGGACCTTCCTGCGGAGTGGGTGCATCCCGAGTGGCGGTTAACCATGGATGAGATTCAGGATCTGGAGCTGTTCGAGGCGGCCTACCAGGCACTGGATGTGGGGCCAAGACCGCTGTTCTTCGAAGAATTGAAGGCATTCCTTCAGGAACACCCTGAGGTGGCTGAGCGCAACCGGGGCATTCAGGTGAAATGGCGGGATGATACGGAGCTGGTCAAGGAGCTGAATGCAGCTACCACCTTGAACAATAATGATAACGTTAGCGGGGCGTCAAATGATGATCAATAA
- a CDS encoding aldo/keto reductase, which produces MMINKAGLVLGTAQLGGNYGIANTAANPSVQQRNELLQYALSAGIGYLDTAPGYGDSESVIGDCLEGADPQSRPQIVTKLPSVQRLRLHTEEARRRFVISSVHTSLNRLKCSALDVCLLHDPLDLTYQGGEILQTLQEMQQLQLIRRIGVSVYDAEDIADFMRVEGLDSIQIPLNVLDQRWLANGMLEQLTRKGTEIFVRSVYLQGLLLMAPEQLPAGLRRAKQPLLRLNSYSKETGIPVKELCFLYVRDLPGISGLVIGCETARQVQENLRMMALPPLSRAVRQTLGESFTDMPVEIIDPRRWK; this is translated from the coding sequence ATGATGATCAATAAAGCGGGTCTTGTGCTGGGGACGGCCCAGCTGGGCGGAAATTACGGGATTGCGAATACAGCTGCGAATCCCTCTGTGCAACAGAGGAACGAGCTGCTCCAATATGCCCTCTCTGCAGGGATCGGTTATTTGGATACCGCGCCGGGATACGGGGACAGCGAGTCTGTCATCGGAGATTGCCTGGAAGGTGCAGATCCGCAGAGCCGGCCGCAGATTGTGACGAAGCTCCCTTCCGTCCAGCGGCTGCGGCTGCATACGGAGGAAGCGCGGAGGAGGTTCGTCATCTCTTCCGTGCATACTTCCCTGAACCGGCTGAAGTGTTCTGCGCTGGATGTCTGTCTGTTGCATGATCCGCTCGATCTGACTTACCAGGGCGGCGAAATCCTGCAAACGCTGCAGGAAATGCAGCAACTGCAGCTGATCCGCAGAATCGGTGTATCTGTGTATGATGCGGAGGATATTGCGGATTTTATGCGCGTGGAGGGGCTGGACAGCATTCAGATTCCGCTGAATGTCCTGGACCAGAGATGGCTCGCGAATGGAATGCTGGAGCAGCTCACCCGGAAGGGAACAGAAATCTTCGTCCGCAGCGTCTATCTGCAAGGTCTGCTGCTGATGGCACCGGAGCAGCTTCCGGCGGGGCTGAGGCGAGCGAAGCAGCCGTTGTTACGATTAAACAGCTACAGCAAGGAAACCGGGATACCTGTTAAAGAGCTGTGCTTCCTCTATGTGAGGGATCTTCCGGGGATATCCGGGCTGGTGATTGGCTGCGAGACGGCGCGGCAGGTGCAGGAGAACCTGCGGATGATGGCATTGCCCCCTCTAAGCCGGGCGGTGAGGCAGACGCTTGGTGAATCCTTTACGGATATGCCTGTAGAGATCATTGACCCCAGGAGGTGGAAGTAA